The following nucleotide sequence is from Fructobacillus americanaquae.
CCCGTGAAAGCAAACCAAGTTGTTTTTGAAAAGGCCTTTTTAATATGGGCAACTGCATCACCACTAGCAGACCGATGCGCTTCATCCATCAAAATCACCATTCGTTCATCCGACTCCAGGCCGCCCTTGACAGCCTTATCCAATCCCTGGACGGTTGTTAAGAAAATATTTGACGGACCATTCTTTTGCTTTAGGGCTTTTCGTAGAGCCCCACCGTTGACAACTTGAATCCGTTTTTCAAACGTTTCATAAGCAAATGATTTAAAGTTTTCCGCCGTTTGATTCACCAAGTCAACCCGGTCCACGATAAACAAAACGTGACGGACACGTGGCAAGGCAGCCAGTAGCTGAGCAACCTTAAACGATGTGACCGTCTTACCACTTCCCGTCGTATGCCAGACGTAACCCCCCTCTTTTTCTACAAGATGATTATTCTCCATGACCCGCATCCGATCCATAATAGCCCGAGTGGCTTGAATTTGATAGGAGCGCATCACCATCAAATTATCATTATCAGCATCTGGAATCATATTCACAGTGACCAAGCGGTGCAGTGCCGGTATTCCCATTACCTGATGAATGAAAACCATCGCATCAGAGATATCTTTCCCGTCATCATCTCGCCAACCAAACAAAAATTCTCGGTTGTACTCCATGGAATTTTTCGGCCGCGCAAAATAGTGGGCTGAATGCTGGGACAGAATAAACATGACCTGCACGAATGAAAAAAGACCCTTATACATGCCATCTGAATCATATTTTTGGAATTGCTCGAAGGCACTCAGCTGATTAGCCCGTGACTCATCCTTTTCTTCTATATGTCCAACTGGCAAACCATTAATCAACAGCATAATGTCGATTCGTCGGTTATGGCCAAGCGTCCTTGGCAATTTGTCAAAAGTAACCTGGTTAACAATTTCATAGCGAGAATGACCACCAGCTACTTCATCACCATAAAAAATTTCAATTTCGAGTTGGCTACCATCGTCACGCGTTAGTGGCAGCGTACCAACCCCACCTGCACCTGCTAATAGCAACTGTGCGTCGTAAGGCGTTTTATTGTGCGTCAGTTCCAACTTTAAATTATCAAATTCATTATCAGAAAGGGGTTTATCTTTTAATTTGATTCGATTATTATCGTTGAGTATTTCACGCCAGTTTTGCTCTAATACTTCTGCTTTTTTATTAGAAAGATCTTCTCGGTAAGTCCAACCTTCCTTTTTCAGTTTTTCAATTACCGCTTGTTCAAATTTTTCTTCAGACATCGTTCTTCCATCTCCAATAAACCTAATCCAAAAACTGTATCCAGCACTGCAAATTAATCTATTTTTTCACATATGCTCTATATTTTACCTGATATAAGCATGATTTGCAGCGAACAATTCTGTTTAAGCATATGCTTAAATGAAAAAAATCAGTCAGCACGTTTCAGTTTAACTATGGTCAGCAAACCCACAGAACAGACTACACCAACAATTTTAATGATTGGTGATCCCATCATGAACGGCAGTGATTAGATTTGAACCAGTATTTCCTCTTTTTGTCTATTAAGCCGGCTTTTACTAGCAAAGCCACTACGAAAAACCAAAAAAGCAGGACCCACTTTATGGGCCCTGCTTATTCTTTTATTCATACACGAATAGGTTAATTAATATTGGTAATCGTCTGGTTTGCTACCAAATTTTTTCATATAACTAGCCGATTTATTCAAATCCTCTTTCGTAAATGTATATTGCTTCTTATTGTTAAAATACAAAAATAGTGGCGAACGGAAGCCAATCCAGTAATTCAATCCAATCCAGCAAAAGGCCATGAGCAAATCAAGCCAGTTAAACATTCCTGATGGAATCGTTTCTACTAAAAAGACAGTTGCAACCACTGACAAGATAATCGCGGTCAACAAACCGGGGTTGTAATAGCTCTTGAGTCCCACATTAAAGATAATTAGATGTCCGAATAGCTCAACAAAAGCAAAAATAACAGCGGCGAGAACTAACCAATGCCATTGGGGCAAGAATAGCGTTGGCAAATACACTGTAATCGCAAACCATTCGTTACCAAACAACGAGCTACTTTGGTTCAACTGCCATCGCGAAACAACGCGATTGACATTTCTCATTTCAACTTTAATTCCACCCCAAGCAAAGCCACCTGGGAGGCCAAATTCTTCAAAGAAATGTAAATGAATAAAAATTAAGCCCAATAACAGCATTCGTTGGTTGAAATCCCAGACAAACAATCCAAGTGCTAGGGCGTAGAACCCAGCTATAAATGGCATAAAATCATACCACTTCATAATCCATTTTTTCATTATTTTGACCTTGTTAACTGACAAAAATCCATAATTTCGTTATATCTTTTAATTTGCCAATGATTTATTGGGTACTTAGTATGCTTGTTCTTTAATAGCTGAACCGGAGCCACAATACTCAATAAGATACATACAATTAACACCAAGAAAGCTAGAAAAATGGTTCCCCAGTTTAATTTCCCTAAACTCGATAATTTATTAATATAAATTACACCGAGGGGCAAAAAAAGACCAACCGTCGTCACCATACCCGGGTTATACCATGCACGCAATTTAAGAGGCATTTGAATACAATGACCTAAAATTTGGAAAAGACTAAAGAAAATCACCCCCAGTCCTAACCAATAATAGTTAGGCAATAAAATCGCGACTAAGTAGATAACCCAAGCAATTGTATTAACTAACATGATGGAAAGGCCATTACCAGGATAATGATCAGCTAGAGTAGTTTCATCGTATACAACTTTATTGATGATGATTGGAGCACCACCGGGAAACTGGTATTCTTCAAACTGATGGGCGAATAGAGCAATCAAATTCCAAATCAGTAATATCTGAACTGCACTCAACGTTATCAAGTGGAATGCCAAAAAAGTCATTAAAATCAGACCAAGCACCGCTCCCAATCGATACCAATTATTTATTAAAAATTTCATTGTTAATCTCCTACAAATGACTCAGTTGTGTAATTTACATACTAATATTATAATTCTGATAACTAATAATAAATAGTACCCGATTAGGACTTATACACAAATGAAGCAAATTGAGACATTTACCACCCAACATCGTCGTCAAAAGCAGATTGAAGAAACAAAAAATAACATCAAAATAGCCATGTTAGCGCTCATGCAAAATCAGGATATCAAAAAAATCAAGATTGCGGATCTGATGCAAAAAGCTGGTTATACTCGTCGAACTTTTTATCGTCATTTTTATTCCTCAGAGGATGTTTTAAAAAGCATTATAACGGACATCGTGTTTGAACTTTTTGCTTACTTAGATAATAAAGATACGGAACAAAATTTCGCTCAAACCGTTACCTTATTTTTTAACTTCTGGACGCAATACACAGCTATATTAAAAAAACTAAAACAGCAAAACTTGTCCTATTTACTGCAAAGTATTGCCTTTGAAAATATACAACAGAGTCAGCTAGCAGTTGTTTTAAAGCAACAGCAGAATCAAGTATATATTGAGTATTTCGCCTTGTCAGGTATGTTTTCACTCCTAACTATTTGGGTAGATGATAATTGCCAAAAATCAGTTGAGGAAATGGGCCAAATTGCCCAGGAAATTAAAGATGCAATCAAATAAAAAAGAACACCAGCAGGTGTTCTTTTCAACATTACGATTTACTTAACATTGTCTGTTTCAGAGAGCTTCTTTTGATCAGAATCGATGCTATCAATCAACCACTTTGAGGCATCATCGTCATACTTCACATGGGCTTTCAACAAGAAGACCTGTGACAATGTACCAGAGCTATGCTTGTCGGGATCCGTGTCAGCCGAGTAGTTAAAGTCTTCCTTAATTTTAAAGGTGACATCAGCAGTCTGCTTTCCCGTCGCGTTCACATCTTGAATATCAATCGAACCGAAGTTAATTGATTCAGCTGTCCGCTTTGCAGTCGTCTTGTTGTTCTGAATCATTTCCATGAAGTCTGAGTAAGCTTTGTTGTTGCTACCATTCACGAAAACGTCAGATGCCGTCAAGTCACTAGTATCGAAACTGCTGTCTGACGACCCAGCTTGGGAGAGCAGCGACGTTAGATTTGCTAGCAAGGCGTCAGCCCCAGTCTTGGTCAACTTTGACTTCGAACTAGATGAAGAAGACGACTTATAAGCGTGCAAATCGATTTCAGCTGCTGCCTTATTCAAAACGGTAGCAGTCATCGTTCCCTTGAAGCTGTCACCATCACTCTCACCCTGGGCAACCATGTCATAGTTACCTGGTGCCTGATGTTTCACAGTAGCGACTTCATCTTCGTCAGAATCATCCACAATGACCTGATCGTTAGCCGTTACCTTCAAATCTGAGTGATTTGTGTAGACTTGCAAATCAATCGGTGTCACCACCATTTGATACTTCGGGAAAATGAAAAACTGGTTGCCCGTTTTCTTTAAGTTAACGTTAAAGGAGTCGTTTTTCAAAAGTGATTCAACCCTCGTCTTTGTCATCCCAGTCTTCATATATTTAACTAGGGGAACCACTTCGCTCTTGCTAAGGTGCTTGTCAGTATCAGACCAAGTCAAATTCTGGCTGTACTGATCAGCATTATGGCTGTTCAAAACCTTGACCGCACGATTCATTGATGAATCATATGAGTAATAGTGTTGTCCATAAAAGTAACCGGCCAGCAAAGCCAACACGATGATAATAATTGGCAACCGAAAACCATGTTTTTTGCTGACCGCTCGACTCTGACGATGGGGGGCAGTCGGCGCCTCTCCATTCGTAGCCGTGACTGATTTGGCAGTAGACGTCGGCGCTGCATATTGACGTTTCTTGACTTCATCAATTGATGGCTTCCGTCCGTACTTGTTTTCAAAATCTGCCACCCAGGCTTGCAAGCGTTCCCTTTCGGAACGTTCCTGCTGGTCAGTCGTCAAGGCAAAGCCGTTTGCCTTAGCGGCTTTAAATTCATCCAAGGAAGGTTCACGACCGTTTTCTTTTTTAAAGGCAGCCAGCCATTCTTGTTGTGTCATGAATAGGTCCCTCCTAGATTAATAATTAAAGTTGGCAATTGTACTGATCAATGACTTGAACATTGGTGTGATAATTACGATGTAACCGATATAAACGACGATTGCTGTCATGATTGCTTGAGAAATTTGCCACCAGATTAAGTCCAATTTCTGATCGTTTTCACGGTATTTTTGAACAAAATAAACAGCCGCAAGGTTGACAACAGCAAAGGATAACATTGGCAGCATAATTAAGATACCAACGTTAATCATAATTTCTTGAAGAACACTGCTAATATTATCAACACTTACCTTTGGCACCTGGGCAATAAACGAGTAGATAAAGCCAATAATAGCAAAGATGGCAGCGGCTGGTTGGAAAACCAAAAACTGGTTTACCAAATCCTTGAATTTTTCCTGTTCCTTAGTCACCAATGCCAATCCTGGCAACGCAGCAAGGAACAAGATAACAAAGACAAAGAAAAAGTTAAAGAAAACCGATGGTAAAATCCGGCCAGCAAAGCTCGCAATACTGCGACCATAAGAGTTGTCGTTTCCCACGACGTTTGCCAACGAAACAAAGATGCGGCGAACGAAGTTCCAGAAAATGCCAGCAGAACAAACCGTTGTCAAGGCAAAAGTCAACCAAAGGTAAAGCTGATTTGGATTTTCTTCATTGACATACTTCATTGGACGCAAGGCCCGGTTTTTAAACCAAGAAAAGTAGTTCCCGGCGTGCTGCTTGACTGTATTAAAGGCTTTCCCCGCTTGTTCCTTGGTTTCTTCTACTCCCTTGCTGATTTGCTGACTATCGATCTTGATTTCAGGGCGATCACTTTGAGCTTGGCCATCTGTAAATTCACCCTTTTGCAAAGCAGCGGTAATTTCATCTGCATTTGGCTTGCGATTATTAATGAGTTCGAAATATTCTTCCCATTCATTACGACTTGTCATACTTTCTCTCCTTTATCACATTTAAATTAAATGAATATAATTTGATTGTAACACAAATCGGGTGCATTAAATCTGACACCACTGCACTTATACGACAAATCATTGCTTGCGTGTCTTTTTATTGCTTGGTCCCAAGTATAATGAATCTCAAAAAATAATCATTTGAACAAATAAACAAAAAATTTACCGGTACCTCGTGAACAATGGCCAAAAGAAATCAGCGTGTAATCTTTGACCGCAGCCACCTCCCTGGTGAAAATCCATTCTAAACAATTGGGAAATTGGGGATGACAAGCTCTTTTTCGTTAACTTTTCCCCGCTTTGTTTCGTTACACGGACGTAAAAAAGCGCCCCTCCTCACCACCTTTTGGTGGCTGAAGAAGAGCGTTTGCTCAAGAACTTGTTGTTTGGATGCTTTTGTGGGCGCACGGTCAGTACAGTCCAGATCAGAAAAGTTGCTAGACGGTCCTCAGTCTATTCCTTAACCAACTCCTTGATAAAAATCATCAACTTATAGGTTTCATCTGCTGAAAGGTAGGCCGTCTTGTAGCATTCAACTGCTTCAGCTGGGCTAGTTGGCTGTTCGCCCTCAATGTACCACCTTTCAATTTGTGGTTTTAATTCCTTAACCAATTCGGCATAGCCAAACTCCTGCTTACTTTCAATGGCAATCAAAGCATGCAAGATCGCGTGCTCGATTAAATTACAGTAAACCAAGCGGGTCTTTTGTTGACTGGCATACGGATACTGTTGAACCTTAATCATCGCCGGATCGGCCAAGTTGAGATACCGACTTTCATCAATATGGTGGCAATAAAGCCCCTCTGCCGTCCGGTCAATCGCTGCATTTTTGGGCAAAGAATACGTTTTGCCAACCAAAAAAGCCTGGTAGTTATCTTCAGCAAAGTAACTGTCCTTGGCCGGGCCATACTTTTGTAGAAGTTCCGCCACGGCATCCGAATAGGATAGTTTCAGCAATTGCATATATTGGTCGAGTTGTTCTGTCATGGCATGTCTCCTTTTGAACTCTTGAGTAACTTTCTTCCCCCCATCTTACCGCAACAGCTACAAAATTTCTGGTCAATCACTCCTTTCAGTAAAATTTTTCATTGAAAAATCAGCCTCATCTTAAATATTTTTGCTAGTGCTCAAAAATTCGCCAACTGCGCACCCAGACTGCTTTTCTAGATGAACTTTACCCAAGAAAGAACTCACTATTTTCTCACTTTTCTCTAATTAATCCTTGACAGGTGAAAAAATATTCTTTATGCTGTTGTCAACAAGTTGGCGAAAAGCCAATGTTAATCAAAAAACGATGATCGGAAATTTTAGTTGACTTTGTTTTCACAGAAAAGCTGGATGTTAATTCGTGAGAACCGGCCAAACAAAACAACTAAATCGTGCCCGTGAGTTATCTTTCGAAATGAGTAGAAAGAATCGGTCAATGGCCCGTTACCGCCAAAGTCTTTTTTGACTTGCTGAGCTAGGAGTGTGCAAACCTTCTAGGAACTTGAGGTGGTACCGCGCAAAAACGCCCTCTGACAGACTAATCATCTGTCAGAGGGCGTTTTTTTGATTTATAGACTAGAGGAGAACAGATTATGACCACAACAACATTTTTTCAAAACCAATTTTACGGTAAGAGCATTTTGAAAGAAACTGATTTATCAGTCAACGAACTAAACTACTTAGTTGATTACGGTTTGC
It contains:
- a CDS encoding HXXEE domain-containing protein, producing the protein MKWYDFMPFIAGFYALALGLFVWDFNQRMLLLGLIFIHLHFFEEFGLPGGFAWGGIKVEMRNVNRVVSRWQLNQSSSLFGNEWFAITVYLPTLFLPQWHWLVLAAVIFAFVELFGHLIIFNVGLKSYYNPGLLTAIILSVVATVFLVETIPSGMFNWLDLLMAFCWIGLNYWIGFRSPLFLYFNNKKQYTFTKEDLNKSASYMKKFGSKPDDYQY
- a CDS encoding HXXEE domain-containing protein, whose product is MKFLINNWYRLGAVLGLILMTFLAFHLITLSAVQILLIWNLIALFAHQFEEYQFPGGAPIIINKVVYDETTLADHYPGNGLSIMLVNTIAWVIYLVAILLPNYYWLGLGVIFFSLFQILGHCIQMPLKLRAWYNPGMVTTVGLFLPLGVIYINKLSSLGKLNWGTIFLAFLVLIVCILLSIVAPVQLLKNKHTKYPINHWQIKRYNEIMDFCQLTRSK
- a CDS encoding TetR/AcrR family transcriptional regulator, with product MKQIETFTTQHRRQKQIEETKNNIKIAMLALMQNQDIKKIKIADLMQKAGYTRRTFYRHFYSSEDVLKSIITDIVFELFAYLDNKDTEQNFAQTVTLFFNFWTQYTAILKKLKQQNLSYLLQSIAFENIQQSQLAVVLKQQQNQVYIEYFALSGMFSLLTIWVDDNCQKSVEEMGQIAQEIKDAIK